Below is a window of Moorella thermoacetica DNA.
CAATTTGCCCGGCTGGATGAATTTCCTGATGAAAATCGACCCCCTGACCTACGGCGTTGACGCCCTGCGCCGCCTCATCTACGCCGGTGCCGACCCCCGGGTACTGGAGTTCCTGGTCCACTACAGCCTGGGCTTCGACCTAACCGTTATCACCGCGATGGTCCTGATTCTGGGCTTCCTCGGCTCCTGGTCCTTCAGCCGCCAGGAATAGAGCAAATAGGACACTCCTGCACCACCCATAAAAAAACCGCCCCCTGGGTGAGGGGGCAGGCAGTGCTGGTCTTCAGGTTTAAACATCATAATACAAAACGAACTCATAGGGATGGGGACGCAGCTTGATCTGGTTGATCTCCCGCTTTTGCTTGTATTCAATCCAGGCGTTGATGAGGTCCTCGTCGAAGACGCCTCCCTGAAGCAGGAACTCGTGGTCTTTTTCCAGGGCGGCGATGGCTTCCTCCAGGGAGTCGGGCAGGGACTTCACCCTGGCCGCTTCTTCCGGCGGCAGGTCATAGATATCTTTATCCAGGGGCTCGCCGGGGTGGATCTTGTTCTTAATACCGTCCAGGCCGGCCATTAACAGGGCGGCAAAGGCCAGGTACGGGTTGCAGGAAGGATCGGGCGGCCGGTATTCGATCCTCTTGGCGGCCGGGCTGCTGGAGTACATGGGAATGCGGATGGCCGCGCTGCGGTTACGCTGGGAGTAAACCAGGTTGACGGGGGCTTCAAAGCCGGGCACCAATCGTTTGAAGGAGTTGGTGGTCGGGCTGCAGAAGGCCGTCAGGACGGGGGCGTGTTTTAACAAACCGCCGATATAATACAGGGCCAGTTCGCTAAGCCCCGCATAACCATTGGCATCGTAGAAGAGGGGTTCGTTACCCTTCCACAGGCTCTGGTGGACGTGCATGCCCGAGCCGTTGTCCTGGAAAACCGGTTTGGGCATGAAGGTAGCCGTCTTATTATGCTTGATGGCCACATTCTTGACCACATATTTGAACATCATCAGCTGGTCGGCCATCCGGGTCAGGGGGGCGTACTTCATATCGATCTCGCCCTGGCCGGCAGTAGCCACCTCGTGGTGATGGGCTTCCACGGCGATGCCCATCTGCTTCAGCAGCAGGACCATCTCCGTCCGCAAGTTTTGCAGGGTGTCGGTAGGTGGTACCGGGAAATAACCTTCTTTATAGCGCGGCCGGTAGCCGAGGTTGGGATGACCGTTCATTTCCACGCCCGAGTTCCAGAAGCCTTCATCAGAATCCAGGAAATAGTAACCAGCGTACTGGCTCTGGTCAAAGCGGACATGATCGAGGATAAAGAACTCGGCCTCGGGTCCCCAGTAACTGGTATCGGCAATGCCGGTCTCCTTTAGATAGGCTTCAGCCTTTTTGGCCACAAACCGGGGATCGCGGTTGTAATTCTGCCCGGTCATAGGGTCGTAGACATTGCATACCAGGCTGAGGGTGGGCACATCACAGAAGGGATCGATAAAGGCGGTATCGGGGTCGGGAACTAAGATCATATCGCTCTCGTTAATGGTTTTAAAACCGCGAATGCTGGAGCCGTCAAAACCCACGCCGCTGGTAAAAGCGCCTTCATCGAATTCGTCTAAGGGCACACTGAAGTGCTGCCAGGTCCCTGGCAGGTCGATAAATTTGAGATCGACCATCTGGATATTGTTCTTTCGGGCCATCTCAAGTACTTCGCCTGGTGTCTTACTCATGCCGGTAACTCCTTTCCCGTGAGATCAAATTAAACTTTGGTAGCCCAAATCTAGGAGCAACAGGTACGGCTTTTTAAATAGCCTGCCGGTTGCTATTTTGGAGCCTCCTGCTGGTGTCGCATTAACGATACGGAGGTCTTGTTCTAAAATCGCTACCCAGGAACGCTACTATCCACCTCCTCCAGCAGGCCTAAATTAAAAAATAAAAGACGCCAACCAGGGGGTGTTATACCCCCGGGGCGTCTTTGCCCTTACAGACACTCATTGCCTTATTCAATTACAACTCAGCCGGACATCTTTGTCCGTTTATTATAATATACCACCCCGCTGGTTTTGGCAAGTAGAAAATTAAACCCGGTTTATTCGTTCGTTTCCCTTTAAGATACTATTTCCAGGCCAATCCTTATTTGGTCAATTCCCGGCTGAAAGCTACTTTGAACTCCCGGGGCTGGTCCAGGCGCACCAATTCCAGGCTCAGGCGGTCCAGGGTGGCAGGTGTTGGCCGGCCTTCTTCATCCCAGCCGCGACGGCGGTAATAGGCCGTAACCAGGCGTGGTAATTCAGTAAGGGGTCCGGCTGTAATCTCGCCTGCCTCGACACCCTCCCGCAGGAAACGCTCCGGCAGGGTATCGGCTTCCCGGCCCAGGCCTTCCCGCAGGTTAAAGGCCCGCTCCATGGTCAAGCTTCGTTCAGCCGCCCCCTTTAGGTCCTCCGGAGTTACCTCCGTACCTGTTACTGCCGTCATCATCTCAGCCATCTGTTCCAGGCTCAACCACCCGCCCAAGTAGGCAAAGAGGCAACCGACGCCTGTTTCCAGGGCTACCGTCGTTTCCTGGATGCGGCTTACCTGGCCCACCAGGTCTTCCCCTTCCCGGTCGGCGGCGAAGAGGCCGGCATGGAGGGCCTTGCCGTAGCAGTAACTACCCCCCAAGGCCGACACCACCATCCCCAGGCCGTGAAGGGGTCGCACCCTGGGGTCATAACCCGGCATCTCAATACCCTTGATGGTCATGGCGTATTCCCGGGCACCGGAACCAATATATGCCGCCATACGGTCCACGCCTTCCGCGAGAAGATCGCCGATACCGGCCCGGTAGGCTATCATGCGAATTAGCTCCATAGTGGCCTCCGGTCGCTCCCAGCCCAGGTCGAAGCCCTCCGCTTGCAGCAACCCCCTCTGCCGGAGCTCGTAGGCGAAGGCTATGCTGCCGCCGGTCGAGACCGTATCCAGGCCCAGGTCGTTACAGCGTTCATTGGCCATGGTCACCAGGTCGGGATCCAGGTGGCCCGGGTTGGCCCCCAGGGCCCAGTAAGTCTGGAACTCCGGCCCCTTGCGTTCCAGCAACCGCGGCAGATCGACCGGGTCGATATCCGCTTTCCAGGCCCCCTGGAAGTTACGGGTAGGTAGAATAGCCCCCTTCAGGGCTCCCGGCAAAGGCGCCCGGTGGTCCCGGCGTTCGACCAATTCCGCCTGACGGACCAGGATGCGCGACCAGAGGTCTTGCCTGGCTACCGGAACATCGGGTTCTGCTTCCACCACCAGGGCCTTGAGCCTTTTCGCCCCCATGACGGTGCCCACGCCCCCGCGGGCCGCCGTGCTATGGTCGCTAATAATGCTGGCGTAACGCACCAGATTTTCCCCGGCCGGGCCGATACAGGCCACCCGGGCCCCCTGGCCGTGGCGTCGGCGCAGTTCGGCCCGGGTATCCCCTGTACCCTTGCCCCAGAGGTCCCGGGCCGGCCGCAACTCCACCCGTCCCCGGGGACCCAGGTAGAGGTACACCGGTTCCTCCGCGCGGCCCGTCAGGAACAGCATCTCGTACCCCGCGCCGTGGAGCCAGGCGCCGAAATCGCTCCCGCCCACCGAGCGGAAAAAGCCGCCACTCAAAGGGCTTTTTGTTACCACCAGCCAGCGATTGACTCCCCTGGCCCCGCTGCCGGCCAGGGGCCCGGCAACAAAGATTAAAATATTCTCCGGGCCCAGAGGGTCTACCCCGGCGGTCCCTTCGCCGTAAAGGTAACGTGCTGCCAGGGGGCGGCCGCCGATAAAGTCCCGGCAGACCCGTGCCGGGATTTCTTCCTGGCGGATATTGCCGTCGCTTAAACTTACCCGTAAAATTTGCCGCTCCATCAAAAACACCCCGCCAATACTTTTCCTTTAGTATCGGCAGGGTGCTGCCGGCCTATTCTCTATCCAGCAACACGACCCGGGCCGGGGACGCTTCGGCTCCCAGGAGGCGCAGGGGCAGGGCCAGCATCTGATAAGCGCCGGGAGGCACCTCTCTCAGTCTGAGGCCCTCAATGATAATGATCCCTCGCTCCAACAAAGTCCGGTGGGTCGGGTAATCAGGCTGGTCCCGCTCCATCCCCAGGGCATCCAGGCCGACTCCGCGAACCCCTGCTTTAGCCAGGTGGGCAGCGGCCCCGGCATCCAGGTAGATAAAGTCGACTTCATTGCCGGCAGCCCAGGAGTTTTTAGTTTTCAACAGAATAAAATCGCCAATCCGGACCGGCTGGCCCGCCAGATCCCCGGCCGTAATGCGGTCGTTGACTGCCGTCAGGTCCAGCACCCGGCAGGAGCCGATTAAATACGACAGGTCCAGGTCGGCGGTGGTGCCCCCGCCCGGGATCACATGGGCGGGAGCATCGATATGGGTGCCGGTGTGGGTATCCAGGAGCCAGCGCGTTTCCCGCACGCCGTTTTCATAGTTACGAGTTATTTCCGTTTGCGGTTGCTTTTCCGCCCTGTTTTTGTAGACCGGCATACCGGGGTATATGGGCATGGATATGTCGTAGATCCGCAAGTTTTTCACCTTAAGAAATCGATTCTGCTCCATTTTCCTCCCACCAGCGGCGAGCATCGCAAATTAATAGTCTCTGGGCCGCTGGCGGCCCCTACTGGCCGGCGGCGTAATTGGGAAATTGCGGCTGCCCCTGAGCCGCCCACGCGGCCGATATGGGATCGACAAACTTCCAGGCCGCCTCCACCTCATCCCAGCGGGTGAAAAGGGTAGGGTCCCCCCGCATTACATCATAAAGCAGGCGCTCATAGGCCTCGGGGGAATTAACCCCCACCTCACAATTCTGGCAAAAATCCAGGCGGATGGGTACGATGTAATTATTATTCCCCGGCCGCTTGGCATTGAGCTGAACGTAGACGCCTTCCAGGGGCTGGACGCGGATGACCAGGAGATTGGGGCGTAATTCACCGTATTCCTTAAAATACAGGATATCCGGCAGGGATTTAAACTGGAGGATAATTTCCGTCACTTTAAGCGGCAGGCGCTTGCCCGTACGCAGGTAAAAGGGCACGCCGGCCCAGCGGAAGTTATCTATGAAAAGCTTTAAAGCGACAAACGTTTCCGTCGTGGAATCAGGGGCCACTTCCTTTTCCTGGCGGTAAGGCGGCACCATCTGCCCATCTATCTCCCCGGCACCGTACTGGCCGCGGATGGCGTTCTTGCTGACTGCCGCCGCATCCAGGGGTTTCAAAGAACGTAGCACCTTTACCTTTTCATCGCGAATAGCTTCAGTGGCCAGGCTGGCCGGTGGTTCCATGGCCACCAAAGTCACCAGTTGCAGGAGGTGGTTCTGGACCATGTCCCGCAGCGCCCCGGCGCGGTCGTAGTAGCCGCCCCGGTTCTCCACACCCACCGTTTCCGCCGAAGTAATTTGGACGTGGTCGATATATTTATTATTCCAGACCGGTTCAAAAAAAGTATTGGCAAAGCGGATGACCATGATGTTCTGGATCATTTCTTTCCCCAGGTAATGGTCAATGCGGTAAATCTCTTCTTCGCTGAAAGCCTCCCGCAGCTGGCGGTTTAATTCTGTCGCCGAAGGCAGGTCATGGCCGAAGGGTTTCTCAATAACGACCCGCTGCCAGCCCCGCGCTGGTACCAGGCCTGTTTCCTTTAAGCTCCGGATTACGGGGCCAAAGTGTTCCGGGGCCACGGCCAGGTAAAAAATGCGGTTGCCCCGGGAGCCCGCCGCCTCCTCCAGTTCCACCAGGAACTGTCCCAGGCGGGTATATCCCTCCGGGTCATAAATGTCGGTTCGGAAATAGTGCAAACGGGTGGCAAAGGGCTCAAAATAGGCGTCCAGGGAAGCGGCGCGGCGGGAAAAGGTCTCCAGGGACGGCAGTAATATCTCCTGCCGGAAGCTATCCCGGGTAAAACCGCACCGGCCCACAGCTATTACCCCAAGAGCCGGCGGCAGGAAACCATCGACAAAAAGGTTGAATAAAGCCGGGTAAAGCTTGCGCCGGGCGAGGTCCCCCGTGCCGCCAAAGATCACCAGCAAGCTGTTGTCCAACCGATCCGGGGCCATAATATCCGCCTTTCCACCAATTTCCCTACTATTTTGTGCTCCAGGCCTGGTTTTTATTTTTTATTGATAGAATCAAAAGGAGCCCGCTAAAACAGCGGACTCCTATACGTTGATTTTTTTGGAGCGGAAAACGGGATTCGAACCCGCGACCCTCGGCTTGGGAAGCCAATGCTCTACCACTGAGCTACTTCCGCTTGTGGATTTTATTTTACTCCTTTCCTTTTCTTTTGTCAAGTTAATAACGGCTCTATGTCACCGGACAGTGATATTGTCACCCTGTAAGCGGACTGAGAAAATGTCACTATGAGTAATCTCTTACCCGCCAGTCAAGGGGGGTGACATTTTCTCTGTCCCTTGACAGTTAATAACCATCTGGCTTGTCAAGCATCGACGAAAATGACCGCTAAAACCCATCTGGGCGTCTGCCAGGGAAGTGGCAAAATCAGGCCTGCAAATTTTCCTTGACAGAGGCAGTATAACCGTATATGATAAAAAACTGTGGGCCATTAGCTCAGGCGGTAGAGCACCTGACTTTTAATCAGGGTGTCGGTGGTTCGAATCCACCATGGCTCACCAAACATACGGCCCGTTGGTCAAGAGGTTAAGACACGAGCCTTTCACGCTCGTAACGGGGGTTCGATTCCCCCACGGGTCACCAATTCTGGAGCCGTAGTGTAGTGGTCTAACATGTCGGCCTGTCACGCCGAAGATCGCGGGTTCAACTCCCGTCGGCTCCGCCAGGAAAGCCAAAAGCCCCGGAAAGGGGCTTTTTGGCACCAGGCCCACCAGCTGTTACCGGTGGGCCTGGTTTTTACCGAACATCATTTTCCGGGCGTATAGACGCCACGGCTGCCCCGACTGCGGTTGCCCGAAGCAACAATTACCGCCAGGATAATAATAACGATAATAGTACCGGCAAGGATACTCACCCCGTTGGCCAGGTTTACTTTGACGGCGGTAGCAGTTGCCATCTGGGTCAAGTCGCCGTGGGCCGGGATCATCCATTTGAAGATATAGGCCTGGAGGACTGTAATGATGCTGATAATGACCGTCATCAAAATGCTAGGTACGATGGCGAAGCGGAAGAGATCACCTTCTTTACCCACATAGCCGGTAGCAGCCGTAGCCACGGCGATGGTCTGGGGGGAGATCATTTTCCCGGTGACGCCGCCGGAGGAGTTAGCAGCCACTGTCAATACCGGGTCGACGCCGATATTCTGGCCGGTAATATACTGGAGTTTTCCGAACAGGGCGTTGGCGGACGTATCACTACCGGTAATAAAAACCCCCAGCCAGCCCAGGAAAGGCGCCACAAAGGGGAAGGCCTTGCCAGTGACCGTCAGGGCTTGGCCCAGGGTGGTGCTCATGCCGGAAAAGTTGGCTATATAGGCATAACCCAGGACCATAAATATAGTGAGGACGGCGTAGCGCAGGTCGTATAAGGTCTCGCCGAAGATCCGCAGCCAGTCACCAAAGCGCATTCCCAGGATTAACATGGAAATAAAGGCGGCAAGGAGGATACCGGTGCCTGCTGCCGAAAGCCAGTTAAAGGTGAAGATGGCGTCCATGGCCTTGGAAGCACCCGCCTTGATAACAGCCTGATGCAGTCCCGGGATGGCGAACTTGACAGTAACCTGATCCAGCACAGCCTTCACCGAATTAATACCCCAGTCACCCACCATTAAGGTGAGGATAATAAAGGGCATCCAGGCCTTGAGGACGGCACCGGGCGTGTGATGGTTCCGGGTACCCTTCACTGCCGGTTCGTTGGGGAAACGCCAGATATTCCTGGGTTGCCAGACACGCAGGAACAGGAGCAGGCAGACTAGAGAAAATAGGGCGGAGATAATATTCGGTAACATGGGGCCTAAATAGTTGGCCGAAAACCACTGGCCAAGGGCAAAGGAGCCGCCGCTAACCAGGCAGGCCGGCCAGGTTTCTTTGACACCCTTCCATCCCGACATAATGGCCACGAGCCAAAAGGGAACCAGGACGGAAAGGAATATCAACTGGCGGCTAATCATTTTGCTCAAAAGCATGGAGTCGATGCCGGACACCTGGGCCAGGGTGATAACCGGTACCCCGATACCACCGAAGGCCACCGGCGCTGTGTTGGCCAGCAAGCAGATGCTGGCGGCATAAATAGGATTGAACCCCAGGCCGGCCAGCATGGCCGCGGTAATGGCCACGGGGGTGCCGAAACCGGCCGAACCCTCGAGGAAGGCGCCAAAGGAGAAGGCAATCAGGAGGGCCTGGAGGCGCCGATCTTCGGTAAGGCCGGCGATGGAATCCTTGATCACTTCGAACTGACCGGTCTTCACCGTAATCTGGTATAAAAAGACAGCGGTTACTACAATCCAGCTGATGGGGAACAGGCCGTACAGACCACCATTGAGGAAGGAAAGGACGGCCAGGCCGGCAGGCATCCGGTAACCTAAAATGGCGACAATAATTGCTACTACTACCGTCAGGAAGCCGGCAATATGACCCTTCATCCTTCGGATAGCCAGGGCATAAAACAGGAAGAGAATGGGGATAACAGCCAATAAAGCCGACAGCCCCAGGTTATTAACCGGGTCATAAACCTGTATCCAGGGCATTGTTTCATTGCCTCCTTACCATGCCATGTATTAAATTTCAAATATACTGTTATGGCATCCAGGTGTTCAGACCGGACACTTACCAAAGTGCGTTGCTGTTGACAACCGGATGCTCCCCTAACAAGGAACCTCCTTTCCCTTTAAACTACCACCGGGAGGAGAAACTGCACCCAGGCCTTTTTAGTACCTCTACCGCGTTCCACCCACTAGTATGTTTATTTATTATTTCTCCCTTTTATGTCAATTATAATCCATACAACAGTTGAATCATGGCCTCATTTTTATAAACCTTAAATATCACCAATAAAAACAGATTGGCTAATTTTTGACCCCATTATTCTTTTTGCAACTCCTTTTCGACAAAGCGCAGGTGCTGGCAGATAGCCTTCCTGGCGGCCCGGGGGTCATGGGCTTTGATGGCTTCATAAATCTGATTGTGCTGGGCAAAAAGCTTTTCCGGGTTGCCCGCGGTGGTATAAAGGCGCTGGCGGCTGGTCTTCAGGGCCTGGCGCATGGTATCGGAAACTGTATGCATCAGGCGCGCCAGGACGGAGTTGCGGGCCGCCTCGGCAATGGCCAGGTGGAAACGCAGGTCTGCCTCTTCACCCAGAATGCCCCGCTGCAGGTCATGCTCCATCTCCTTTAAAAGCTCCTCCATCTTTTCCAGGTCCTCCGGCCCGGCGCGGCGGGCCGCAAGATATGCGGCCTCGCCCTCCAGGGCCTGGCGGGCTTCCAGAAGTTCCATAGCAGCCTGGCGGTCCAGGAGCAGAGCCATGGCCAGGGGTTCAACTATGGCCCCGTTGCGGATATTCTGGACAAATGTGCCTTCTCCCGGCCTGATAACAATTACTCCCATGGCCGCCAGGGCACTCAGGGCTTCCCTGACGGAAGCACGACTGACGGCCAGGCGTTCGGACAATTCCCGTTCCGAGGGCAGGCGGTCCCCCGGTTTCAGGTTACCCTCGCCAATGAGATCTTTAATCTGCTGGACGATCTCTTCGTAGATTTTTTTAGTCCTGATAGGTCTCAGGTCCACCTGTCCCCACCTCCGGGAATAAAATCGGGGAGTTATTTACTGTTCCCGCCACCCTGCAAGTTCTCCAAGGCCGCCAGCACCTCAGCCGTATGCTTGACCTTGATAGAGCTGCCCTTCTGATCCAGGCCGCCGCGTAGCTGCAGGACGCAGCCCGGGCAGTCCGCAGCCACCACTTGCGCACCACTTTCGGTAATATTTTTCAGCTTGCGTTCCAGGATAGGGGCGCTGATCTCCGGGTACTTGATGCTATAAGAACCACCAAAACCGCAGCAGCGGTCGCTTTCCTGCATCTCTACCAGTTCCACCCCCGGCTGTTCCTTTAAAACCTGCCTGGCCACCTGGTCCAGGCCCAGGTGCCGCTTGAAATGACAAGAGTCATGATAGGTAACCTTTACTGCCCCGCTGCCGGATTTTTTAGCCTGCTTGACCTTTTTCCCCTGCCCGCCAGTTAATTCATGGACCAGCTCGGTAAAGTCTTTTACCTTCTTCGCCAGGGCCCTGGCCCGCTCCTCCCAGGCCGGTTCGCCGGCCAGGAGCTCGGGAAAGTCCTTTTTCAGGGCCACGGCGCAGGTAGGGCAGGCGGTGACCACAACATCGGCCCGGGCCTCTTCCAGCGCGGTAATATTTTGTTTGGCCAACTTCACCGCCGTCTCCCGATCGCCGGCATAAACTGCCGGGGCACCGCAGCAGGCCTGGCCCTGGGGAAATGTTACCTGCACCCCTTCCCGCCCCAGCACTTTATAAACAGCCTCACCGATCTCCGGGTAGGCAAAGTCAATTACGCAACCGCTGTAAAAGGCGGCCTTGAGACGCGGCCTGCCGGTACGGGCCTCCAGGCGTTTGACCCGGTCCCGCAGGGGCTCCTTAGCAATGGCCGGCAGGCTGCGGCCGGAGGTCAAGTTGCTGAAGAAGAGAGGCAGGTGCCGGATCAGGGGCTGGCCGTGGGTTACCGGACCCTGGAGGCGGGAGGCCGCCCGCAGGAGGGTGTGCATCAGCTTCGGTTTAGCCACTATGCCGTGGAGGGCGATCCGGTAGCCGCTGGAAAGCCCCTGCTTCGTGACGACCCGCTCCCGAAGCTTCAACACCAAATCGGGGATATTAATCTTTGCCGGGCAGACCTCGGCACAGCGCCGGCAGCCGATACACAGGCTCTGGGGGTCGACGGCGTCTTCCAGGGAATTGAAGAAGGCCGTGAGGACACTGCCGATACCGCCGTTGTAAATATAACCATAGACCTGGCCGCTGACCAGCTGGAAGACCGGGCAGACGTTGGTGCAGGAGGCGCAGCGGATACACTGCAGGGCCTCCTTGAAGACCGGGTCGGCGGCCATCCTGGTGCGCCCGTTGTCCAGAAGAACGACGTGCAGTTCCTTAATACCCTCGCCTTCGCCCCGCCAGGCCGGCACCGGACCGGTGATCATGGTTACGTAACTGGTAATGGGCTGAGCCGTACCGCTGCGGGGCAGGGCCTCAAGGATGGGAACAATATCTTTAATGCTGGGCACCAGCTTCTCGTAGCCGACAATGGCCACGTGAACCGGTGGTACAGTAGTAGTCAAGCGGGCGTTGCCTTCATTGGTGCAGAGGACAATGGTCCCCGTTTCAGCCACGGCAATGTTGGCGCCGCTGATGCCCATGCCGGCAGTCAGAAATTTTTTCCTCAACTCCCGGCGGGCGATACGGACCATATTTTTAATATCAGGTTCTACCGGTTCACCCAGGTAACGGCTGAAGACCCGGGCGACCTCCTCCTTGGGGAGGTGAATGGCCGGCATGACCATATGGGAAGGCCTCTCCCCGGGCATGAGCTGGAGGATCCACTCGGCCAGGTCGGTTTCGTAGGGATTGATACCCCGTTCCTGGAGGAATTCGTTCAGGTGGATCTCTTCCGAAGCAAAGGACTTGGACTTGACGATTTCTGTAACGCCGTGTTCTTTAGCTACCTGGTAGATATATTCCCTGGCGGCCGCTGCGTCCTTAGCTCGGAACACCTTGCCGCCTCGGGCCTCCACCGCCCGGCTGAACCGGTCGGCCAGTTCCTCGTAACGGCCGGCGGCATCAGCCTTGATAGCGGCAATCCTCTGCCTTAAGGATTCAAAATCCCGGCCGGCATAAACCTCTTCCCGGGAAACTACATAGGAATCGGCAAAGCGACCAAGGGCTCCCCGCAGGCTGGCGTTATTCAGGGCCTGCCGGATACGTTGCTTGAATTCTTTACCGGCCACGGCTGGCACCTCCGTTTTCGCCTACCAGGATGATGAACAGCCTCTCTGGCCCATGAACACCTACGGTCAGGCTGCGTTCTATGTCGGCCGTGCGGCTGGGACCGGTAACCAGGGTGAAATAGCCGGGCCAAGGGCCCCGCTCCAAATAGGCGTCGATTACTTCGGTCAAATTGGCCCGGACCCTCTCCGCCGCGAGCAGGGCCACGCAAGTCAGGGGTAACATAGCTGCCAGGCGGGTTTTCAGGTCGGTGGCGTCCATGGCCAGGGTCCCTGTCTCGGCGATACCGTACTCAAACTCGACGATACCAGTATCGGCCTGACGGGCAAATTCCGGTCCGTCCTTTTCAACGTTGAATCCTGCCCCGGCCAGGGCCGCCTCCACCCCGGCTGTTTTCACCAGGGGGGAGTCCACCAGGGCAATCTTTGATCCCAGGGGACGTAAAACCTCCACCAGTTTAGCGCCAATTTCGCCCGGACGGGCTGCCTGGATCACCCGGGCGCCCATGGCTTCGGCCTGGCTGGTGAAGGAAGTAATGAGTTCCTGAGATTTCAAATATGACCCTCCCCGTAAATAGAGGCGTGAAGCTAATTGGCGGTAATACCGTAAGCCTGTTCTAGAAGTTGGACTACGTGGAAGACACTGGGGGACAGGCCGGCCTGGGCCAGGCCGTCTTCCAGTTGCATGCGGCAGGCCGGGCAGGCGGTGACCACCGTACCGGCGCCGGTGGCCTTGATAGCTGCCACTTTGTGGGCCTGGACCTGCATGGAAACATCGTAATTAGTCAGGCTGAAGGAACCGGCACTGCCGCAGCAGCGATCGGCATTCTTCATTTCCACCACTTCCACCCCCGAGATGGAACCCAGGATTTGCCGCGGCTGGCGGCTAATCCCCTGGCCCCGCACCAGGTGGCAGGGATCGTGGTAAGTCACCTTTAAAGGCAGACTGCCGGTCGGCACGCGGTAATCAATCTCCACCAGGAATTCATTGATGTCCCGGGCCTTTCTGGCCATCTGCCCGGCAACCTCCCCCAGGGGGCCGTTATCCATGAGGCTGGGATAGTATTGCTTCCAGGCCTCGCCACAGGTAGCGCAGACAGTGACCAGGTAGTCAAAGTTATATCCCTGAAAAATAT
It encodes the following:
- the glnA gene encoding type I glutamate--ammonia ligase, translated to MSKTPGEVLEMARKNNIQMVDLKFIDLPGTWQHFSVPLDEFDEGAFTSGVGFDGSSIRGFKTINESDMILVPDPDTAFIDPFCDVPTLSLVCNVYDPMTGQNYNRDPRFVAKKAEAYLKETGIADTSYWGPEAEFFILDHVRFDQSQYAGYYFLDSDEGFWNSGVEMNGHPNLGYRPRYKEGYFPVPPTDTLQNLRTEMVLLLKQMGIAVEAHHHEVATAGQGEIDMKYAPLTRMADQLMMFKYVVKNVAIKHNKTATFMPKPVFQDNGSGMHVHQSLWKGNEPLFYDANGYAGLSELALYYIGGLLKHAPVLTAFCSPTTNSFKRLVPGFEAPVNLVYSQRNRSAAIRIPMYSSSPAAKRIEYRPPDPSCNPYLAFAALLMAGLDGIKNKIHPGEPLDKDIYDLPPEEAARVKSLPDSLEEAIAALEKDHEFLLQGGVFDEDLINAWIEYKQKREINQIKLRPHPYEFVLYYDV
- a CDS encoding aldehyde ferredoxin oxidoreductase family protein, with amino-acid sequence MERQILRVSLSDGNIRQEEIPARVCRDFIGGRPLAARYLYGEGTAGVDPLGPENILIFVAGPLAGSGARGVNRWLVVTKSPLSGGFFRSVGGSDFGAWLHGAGYEMLFLTGRAEEPVYLYLGPRGRVELRPARDLWGKGTGDTRAELRRRHGQGARVACIGPAGENLVRYASIISDHSTAARGGVGTVMGAKRLKALVVEAEPDVPVARQDLWSRILVRQAELVERRDHRAPLPGALKGAILPTRNFQGAWKADIDPVDLPRLLERKGPEFQTYWALGANPGHLDPDLVTMANERCNDLGLDTVSTGGSIAFAYELRQRGLLQAEGFDLGWERPEATMELIRMIAYRAGIGDLLAEGVDRMAAYIGSGAREYAMTIKGIEMPGYDPRVRPLHGLGMVVSALGGSYCYGKALHAGLFAADREGEDLVGQVSRIQETTVALETGVGCLFAYLGGWLSLEQMAEMMTAVTGTEVTPEDLKGAAERSLTMERAFNLREGLGREADTLPERFLREGVEAGEITAGPLTELPRLVTAYYRRRGWDEEGRPTPATLDRLSLELVRLDQPREFKVAFSRELTK
- a CDS encoding cyclase family protein, with product MEQNRFLKVKNLRIYDISMPIYPGMPVYKNRAEKQPQTEITRNYENGVRETRWLLDTHTGTHIDAPAHVIPGGGTTADLDLSYLIGSCRVLDLTAVNDRITAGDLAGQPVRIGDFILLKTKNSWAAGNEVDFIYLDAGAAAHLAKAGVRGVGLDALGMERDQPDYPTHRTLLERGIIIIEGLRLREVPPGAYQMLALPLRLLGAEASPARVVLLDRE
- a CDS encoding L-lactate permease codes for the protein MPWIQVYDPVNNLGLSALLAVIPILFLFYALAIRRMKGHIAGFLTVVVAIIVAILGYRMPAGLAVLSFLNGGLYGLFPISWIVVTAVFLYQITVKTGQFEVIKDSIAGLTEDRRLQALLIAFSFGAFLEGSAGFGTPVAITAAMLAGLGFNPIYAASICLLANTAPVAFGGIGVPVITLAQVSGIDSMLLSKMISRQLIFLSVLVPFWLVAIMSGWKGVKETWPACLVSGGSFALGQWFSANYLGPMLPNIISALFSLVCLLLFLRVWQPRNIWRFPNEPAVKGTRNHHTPGAVLKAWMPFIILTLMVGDWGINSVKAVLDQVTVKFAIPGLHQAVIKAGASKAMDAIFTFNWLSAAGTGILLAAFISMLILGMRFGDWLRIFGETLYDLRYAVLTIFMVLGYAYIANFSGMSTTLGQALTVTGKAFPFVAPFLGWLGVFITGSDTSANALFGKLQYITGQNIGVDPVLTVAANSSGGVTGKMISPQTIAVATAATGYVGKEGDLFRFAIVPSILMTVIISIITVLQAYIFKWMIPAHGDLTQMATATAVKVNLANGVSILAGTIIVIIILAVIVASGNRSRGSRGVYTPGK
- a CDS encoding FadR/GntR family transcriptional regulator, coding for MDLRPIRTKKIYEEIVQQIKDLIGEGNLKPGDRLPSERELSERLAVSRASVREALSALAAMGVIVIRPGEGTFVQNIRNGAIVEPLAMALLLDRQAAMELLEARQALEGEAAYLAARRAGPEDLEKMEELLKEMEHDLQRGILGEEADLRFHLAIAEAARNSVLARLMHTVSDTMRQALKTSRQRLYTTAGNPEKLFAQHNQIYEAIKAHDPRAARKAICQHLRFVEKELQKE